The Lasioglossum baleicum chromosome 12, iyLasBale1, whole genome shotgun sequence genome includes a region encoding these proteins:
- the LOC143214408 gene encoding uncharacterized protein LOC143214408, with product MMNKRGQKTRGPRKKTATTFGEGKFTFANNDTYEGEYKMNSGDLTLVKQGKGLYTTDDFDKYDGEWNDDVFAGGVIHIRYNNNAEYEGNIDSNGIMAGPGTYVFPDGSSLEAVWFNNSPFMDIIYREPLGYKWVLHHMSRETMTFSPGNHFWDDMLYYQNTIDSTENA from the exons ATGATGAATAAACGTGGCCAGAAAACACGTGGTCCGAGGAAGAAAACTGCAACAACATTCGGTGAAGGGAAGTTCACGTTTGCAAATAACGATACGTACGAAGGAGAGTATAAAATGAATTCTGGAGATCTCACGCTGGTTAAACAAG GTAAAGGATTGTACACAACCGATGATTTCGACAAATACGACGGTGAATGGAACGATGATGTATTCGCCGGCGGTGTAATACACATTCG CTATAATAACAACGCCGAGTACGAAGGTAATATTGATTCAAATGGGATCATGGCCGGCCCGGGAACTTATGTGTTCCCTGACGGATCCTCTCTCGAAGCAGTTTGGTTCAATAATTCGCCGTTTATGGACATTATTTATAGAGAGCCCCTTGGGTACAAGTGGGTGCTTCATCACATGTCGAGAGAG ACGATGACATTTTCACCTGGGAACCACTTTTGGGATGATATGCTTTATTACCAGAATACCATCGATTCTACTGAGAATGCATAA
- the Muc gene encoding dihydrolipoamide S-acetyltransferase muc isoform X1, with translation MIRTTSSLRNELARAILRSSVRTNIVRSVVIRCLHRKHLQRIQVHNNVRLTVAPWKQQFRFYADYPDHVKVQLPALSPTMETGTIVSWQKKEGDKLNEGDLLAEIETDKATMGFETPEEGYLAKILVAAGTKSVPIGKLVCIIVPDEASVAAFKDFKDDSPAAPPPQAAAAAPAAPPSAVPSTPPPSPAAPPSPAAAKLPASSGERIYASPLAKKLAAEKGLSLQGLSGSGLYGSITSKDLAGAAPAAAGAIQPGMAIGAPGGMDVPVSNIRAVIAKRLLESKQTIPHYYLSVDVKMDAALAMRAEFNKMMEKEKVKVSVNDIIIKAIAMACKKVPEGNSSWLGDVIRQYNSVDVSVAVSTENGLITPIVFGADTKGVVQISKDVKALAAKAREGKLQPQEFQGGTITVSNLGMFGVKNFSAIINPPQSIIVAVGTTESRLIPAKNDQGFTTAQYMSVTASCDHRTVDGAVGAQWLSAFKSFLENPTNMLL, from the exons ATGATACGAACCACGAGCAGTCTACGTAATGAATTGGCACGCGCTATATTACGAAGTTCCGTGCGGACGAACATCGTGAGATCCGTGGTCATACGATGTCTTCACAGAAAACATCTTCAAAG GATTCAAGTTCATAATAATGTACGCCTCACTGTGGCACCATGGAAGCAGCAGTTCAGGTTTTATGCGGATTACCCCGATCATGTCAAAGTACAACTGCCTGCACTGTCTCCTACCATGGAAACAGGCACCATTGTCAGCTGGCAGAAGAAAGAAG GTGACAAGCTGAACGAAGGTGACCTGCTAGCAGAAATTGAAACTGATAAGGCAACAATGGGTTTCGAGACTCCTGAGGAAGGCTACCTGGCAAAGATTCTTGTGGCTGCGGGAACGAAGAGTGTTCCGATTGGCAAGCTTGTTTGTATAATTGTTCCGGACGAGGCCAGTGTAGCTGCTTTCAAAGACTTCAAAGATGACTCTCCTGCCGCTCCACCGCCACAAGCCGCTGCTGCTGCACCGGCAGCTCCTCCTTCCGCAGTACCATCTACTCCTCCTCCATCTCCTGCAGCACCGCCGTCGCCTGCAGCTGCCAAACTGCCTGCATCCTCTGGAGAGAGAATATACGCTAGTCCATTGGCCAAGAAGCTCGCTGCTGAGAAAGGCCTGAGCTTACAG GGTCTGAGCGGATCTGGATTGTATGGTTCTATAACATCTAAAGACTTAGCAGGCGCTGCACCAGCAGCCGCAGGTGCTATCCAACCTGGAATGGCAATAGGTGCTCCAGGTGGAATGGATGTGCCTGTGTCCAATATCCGAGCAGTAATCGCGAAACGTCTTCTGGAAAGCAAACAGACTATCCCACATTATTATTTATCGGTAGATGTGAAAATGGACGCTGCTCTAGCGATGCGAGcagaatttaataaaatgatGGAGAAAGAAAAGGTGAAGGTCAGTGTAAACGACATCATTATCAAAGCGATAGCAATGGCCTGCAAAAAGGTTCCTGAAGGCAACAGTTCTTGGCTGGGCGACGTCATTAGACA ATACAATAGCGTCGATGTAAGCGTGGCTGTTAGCACAGAGAATGGTCTGATTACACCAATAGTCTTCGGCGCAGATACGAAGGGTGTAGTTCAAATTAGCAAAGACGTGAAAGCGTTAGCCGCGAAGGCAAGAGAAGGAAAACTTCAGCCACAAGAATTCCAGGGTGGAACCATAACGGTATCTAATTTGGGAATGTTCGGCGTGAAGAACTTCTCCGCCATTATAAACCCGCCTCAGTCCATAATCGTTGCTGTCGGTACCACCGAATCAAGACTAATACCTGCCAAGAATGACCAAGG ATTTACAACTGCCCAGTACATGTCCGTCACTGCCAGCTGCGACCACCGTACCGTGGACGGTGCGGTCGGTGCTCAATGGTTATCCGCGTTTAAGAGCTTCTTGGAGAACCCTACAAACATGCTATTGTAG
- the Muc gene encoding dihydrolipoamide S-acetyltransferase muc isoform X2 gives MIRTTSSLRNELARAILRSSVRTNIVRSVVIRCLHRKHLQRIQVHNNVRLTVAPWKQQFRFYADYPDHVKVQLPALSPTMETGTIVSWQKKEGDKLNEGDLLAEIETDKATMGFETPEEGYLAKILVAAGTKSVPIGKLVCIIVPDEASVAAFKDFKDDSPAAPPPQAAAAAPAAPPSAVPSTPPPSPAAPPSPAAAKLPASSGERIYASPLAKKLAAEKGLSLQGLSGSGLYGSITSKDLAGAAPAAAGAIQPGMAIGAPGGMDVPVSNIRAVIAKRLLESKQTIPHYYLSVDVKMDAALAMRAEFNKMMEKEKVKVSVNDIIIKAIAMACKKVPEGNSSWLGDVIRQYNSVDVSVAVSTENGLITPIVFGADTKGVVQISKDVKALAAKAREGKLQPQEFQGGTITVSNLGMFGVKNFSAIINPPQSIIVAVGTTESRLIPAKNDQGFTTAQYMSVTASCDHRTVDGAVGAQWLSAFKSFLENPTNMLL, from the exons ATGATACGAACCACGAGCAGTCTACGTAATGAATTGGCACGCGCTATATTACGAAGTTCCGTGCGGACGAACATCGTGAGATCCGTGGTCATACGATGTCTTCACAGAAAACATCTTCAAAG GATTCAAGTTCATAATAATGTACGCCTCACTGTGGCACCATGGAAGCAGCAGTTCAGGTTTTATGCGGATTACCCCGATCATGTCAAAGTACAACTGCCTGCACTGTCTCCTACCATGGAAACAGGCACCATTGTCAGCTGGCAGAAGAAAGAAG GTGACAAGCTGAACGAAGGTGACCTGCTAGCAGAAATTGAAACTGATAAGGCAACAATGGGTTTCGAGACTCCTGAGGAAGGCTACCTGGCAAAGATTCTTGTGGCTGCGGGAACGAAGAGTGTTCCGATTGGCAAGCTTGTTTGTATAATTGTTCCGGACGAGGCCAGTGTAGCTGCTTTCAAAGACTTCAAAGATGACTCTCCTGCCGCTCCACCGCCACAAGCCGCTGCTGCTGCACCGGCAGCTCCTCCTTCCGCAGTACCATCTACTCCTCCTCCATCTCCTGCAGCACCGCCGTCGCCTGCAGCTGCCAAACTGCCTGCATCCTCTGGAGAGAGAATATACGCTAGTCCATTGGCCAAGAAGCTCGCTGCTGAGAAAGGCCTGAGCTTACAG GGTCTGAGCGGATCTGGATTGTATGGTTCTATAACATCTAAAGACTTAGCAGGCGCTGCACCAGCAGCCGCAGGTGCTATCCAACCTGGAATGGCAATAGGTGCTCCAGGTGGAATGGATGTGCCTGTGTCCAATATCCGAGCAGTAATCGCGAAACGTCTTCTGGAAAGCAAACAGACTATCCCACATTATTATTTATCGGTAGATGTGAAAATGGACGCTGCTCTAGCGATGCGAGcagaatttaataaaatgatGGAGAAAGAAAAGGTGAAGGTCAGTGTAAACGACATCATTATCAAAGCGATAGCAATGGCCTGCAAAAAGGTTCCTGAAGGCAACAGTTCTTGGCTGGGCGACGTCATTAGACA ATACAATAGCGTCGATGTAAGCGTGGCTGTTAGCACAGAGAATGGTCTGATTACACCAATAGTCTTCGGCGCAGATACGAAGGGTGTAGTTCAAATTAGCAAAGACGTGAAAGCGTTAGCCGCGAAGGCAAGAGAAGGAAAACTTCAGCCACAAGAATTCCAGGGTGGAACCATAACGGTATCTAATTTGGGAATGTTCGGCGTGAAGAACTTCTCCGCCATTATAAACCCGCCTCAGTCCATAATCGTTGCTGTCGGTACCACCGAATCAAGACTAATACCTGCCAAGAATGACCAAGG ATTTACAACTGCCCAGTACATGTCCGTCACTGCCAGCTGCGACCACCGTACCGTGGACGGTGCGGTCGGTGCTCAATGGTTATCCGCGTTTAAGAGCTTCTTGGAGAACCCTACAAACATGCTATTGTA G
- the LOC143214397 gene encoding U5 small nuclear ribonucleoprotein 40 kDa protein: MPILDKRKGDDILALVPASKRTKNEVVFSSREKAVVQNGPPRTSSLFAPIMLLEGHQGDIFSLEFHPEGQYLASTGFDRQIFIWSVYGECENISVMSGHSGAIMELHFSPDGSHLYTASTDTTLGLWDIVAGTRIKKLKGHTSFVNSVSGARRGLTQLCSGSDDSTIRVWDPRKRGQCYTLNNTYQVSAVTFNDTAEQVISGGIDNDIKVWDLRKNAVLYKLKGHSDTITGLSLSPDGSYILSNAMDNTLRIWDVRPFAPYERCVKILSGHQHNFEKNLLRCAWSPDGSKVSAGSSDRFHYIWDTTSRRILYKLPGHNGSVNDIDFHPKEPIVCSGSSDKQIYLGEIEVS, encoded by the exons ATGCCGATCTTAGACAAACGTAAAGGGGATGATATTTTAGCTCTAGTTCCTGCTTCGAAGAGGACGAAAAATGAGGTGGTCTTCAGCAGCAGAGAAAAAGCGGTCGTGCAAAAT GGTCCTCCCAGAACATCATCATTATTCGCGCCAATTATGCTTTTGGAAGGACATCAGGGTGATATCTTTTCTCTTGAATTTCATCCAGAAGGACAATACCTTGCTTCCACTGGATTCGATCGACAAATTT TTATTTGGAGTGTTTATGGAGAATGCGAAAACATCTCTGTGATGAGTGGACACAGCGGAGCAATTATGGAGCTACATTTTAGTCCCGACGGCAGTCACTTGTATACTGCTAGCACAGATACGACACTAGGTTTATGGGACATAGTTGCTGGAACCAGAATTAAGAAGCTTAAAGGCCACACTTCTTTTGTTAACTCTGTCTCTGGCGCAAGGAGAGGCCTTACTCAACTTTGTTCTGGCAGCGACGATAGTACGATACGTGTCTGGGATCCCAGGAAAAGAGGACAATGTTATACCTTAAACAATACATACCAG GTCTCAGCTGTTACATTTAACGACACAGCCGAGCAAGTCATAAGCGGTGGAATCGACAATGATATAAAAGTATGGGATCTAAGAAAGAATGCTGTCCTTTATAAACTCAAAGGGCATTCTGACACCATTACCGGACTTAGTTTAAGTCCGGATGGGTCATACATACTTTCTAATGCTATGGACAACACATTAAGAATTTGGGATGTGAGACCATTCGCTCCTTATGAGCGATGTGTTAAAATCCTTTCGGGTCATCAGCATAACTTTGAAAAG AATCTCCTGAGGTGTGCATGGTCACCAGATGGCAGCAAAGTATCAGCTGGATCATCAGATAGATTTCATTATATTTGGGATACTACAAGTCGTAGGATATTGTATAAATTGCCTGGCCATAATGGGTCTGTTAATGACATTGATTTTCATCCTAAGGAACCTATCG TTTGTTCCGGATCCAGTGACAAACAAATATACCTAGGCGAAATTGAGGTTTCTTAA